Proteins encoded in a region of the Panicum hallii strain FIL2 chromosome 3, PHallii_v3.1, whole genome shotgun sequence genome:
- the LOC112884865 gene encoding kinesin-like protein KIN-12F isoform X4, whose translation MVRDLTAPRRTPARAASASEAGNDENASGDASDVAAVAADPGAAFRPPLLAIQPPASGLKRKPDSPAPTPSKLPFRTPEKAAARSRFGWVPPRGEEPPPRGGAGAPPYTAMTTPRAHRGKAPVPAASEGGSTQSTPTKSVTKPAYSIGMSGSRPPMSGGGPRVAGFGMGFSTSGRGAPLSLGPAAVVNSAEVPHFELREDPSFWMDNNVQVVIRVRPLNNNEKNLHSYNRCLKQESAQSITWIGHPETRFTFDHVACETVDQEVLFRVAGLPMVENCMAGYNSCVFAYGQTGSGKTYTMLGEISDLEVRPSPDRGMTPRIFEFLFARIRAEEESRRDEKLKYSCKCSFLEIYNEQITDLLDPSSSNLQLREDIRKEVYVENLTEFEVGCVSDIIKLLMQGSANRKVAATNMNRESSRSHSVFTCIIESRWEKDSASNLRFARLNLVDLAGSERQRTSGAEGERLKEAANINKSLSTLGLVIMNLVDLAHGKQRHVPYRDSRLTFLLQDSLGGNSKTMIIANVSPSVCSANETLSTLKFAQRARLIQNNAVVNEDASGDVLALQHQIRLLQEELAALKRQHVTRSLSFTADIFGGDVNDGSVYDKNDNDANNSSSLKDLQNPNKQLKSLEEALAGALRRESAAENTIRELELEIEQLNELVRQREHDTRSAKMMLKFRDEKIHRMDALVNKKLPAESYLLEENKTLSQEIDLLKERLDKNPEVTRFALENIRLSSQLKRSQEFFDEGERELLLNEIAELRNQVSQILEARIETEQQNIFPAKSKDSQQHSIGLESDAEIVNMHMELKTTSQELEACRGDLQACLESNRKLTREMADLEKELNALKILKEEQPRVFENSSPVHQFDSDTSAKMEDYFDETFKMEELLNLQLELDVIKTILVEERTSRAEVEEKSACLVDELQSANIRILQACKRYEALESELNDSRSVIEALESQQIMLINELDELKNNNQQSIELLEKRDMEISRLNNEHDILRRQEYLTKEEPKTQLLKCYDNEDSPLQTKLKRMQASLEKVRNLNTMYQRDQASHCSAEQEMDEVRRQVEVETAEVIVRLQEELISVQQQLDASNKKDLLAKQSIDELQLEIMQLNDKLLEVLKNNESLSSVIEDKEKEIELLTNDWNRLVADIGIYLVDGNAALSEASDQVASISKSFSQRKWVEEQVQKMCRGISERDELLEELQNRLKEADNIRCDLDLKLMSLRGAMQAINEVHQQEKCDQEKEMYILRSQVSEQGHVNSQQLERIHRMELLLDESIETFVQKEVCEQYYVSLHREMEEEIHRLESQLDQSKSYLAHLLSQTQDKDQAIEKLKNEEFTILLRLMSEIVKANGIIRELGVGLNTLQSSISISPEETTCQNSDLKLEDRVDLREPEVFQPVERQNVEVLCQLSKEMEFTVLGMKMMQSQMTKYLQEKENLKESQRTINDLRSEVFKLNAEIVEKERYYEARLKELEVKIQGNDASLISWNKEKEALEHEVSEAKLLMAKKSFESATLIAKFEEAQATISDADSTVKALVEANEKAKHQAERYQEKEALFIAEKDVMLSEISSLKMLLDTKEHSYKLMERKFQSGLLEANEVALELEDGIRLLQNLLIEKLEFVSSDVEWMKEKLQQFAELARTWLEENWLEIIGKDCAISVLHLCHMGILLERITGLNAENGFLQRGLCESNSLISKLREHNDKAKNELEMCSVLKGKLLLDINNSFSRIAKKEQEATKLNTRLDSFEKKILHLQAQEEAMVARSNSMYNELSNLIEEIDATNRSALAAESKEKEELRHQLDEALLLNGMLKDKMLIELNLIQINSSIPFVDIKGCSEFELCYWLADYRSDLVMTNMIAKDIESTVLASELKQHKLHLQEQRVMFTNVLEGLMEESTLWKVDQDLENVAICILHEENNAIGADLEKLKQISEEAMENLHAMNEENIQLNYLIPSLESSIISFQTNLDTKNKALEELERSHATICRELEQKTEAINLSTTRENCFSSENEMLKQEISNILCKEQCISELMASIEADKSFVTIESRLQLITDHIYNYINEQINMVSKLSNELDIIQVSAEELSTQNSLLQSELIRKDELTKGLSFDLSLLQESASVAKDQAAELMELRKAIESLEQDLASKSLELDDVISDRQQLEARILMSNNKVATLEEELAKKLDELNVVSMENAELKSQLQHIEEISYAMEELTDKREAIGRLEEDLVELRRFIDERNICLQSLQNDFSKLSDEKQCCDTQLLILKEKLEMAQALAEESEAIATESRQIAEEQKAYAEGKDEEVKLLERSIEELENTVCALESKVDIVKEEAERQRMQREELEVELQKVRQQMLTVPPSGKSKSYMEDGMVDLADLPRHPTDIHNDLLCAQESIRILEKEVSEKESEIAQCKAHISELNIHAEAAAREYKQKLMELEAMAQQVKTDNSSAHACSTRQEKISSKPRGSGSPFKCIGIGFVQQMNSEKDEELSAAKKRIVELEGIAASRQREIFMLNARLATTESMTHDVIRDMLGVKMNMTTWVALADNQKRMEPIESVIPQAQEIKESNELMKLKKQLDEFIEERQSCLEEINQKQSELGAARINIEKLRQREHFMVAEIELLKAENTNYKTIILNLEDEVKKLTRQQNLQLRINHHVKTKEENILLKRQNAELSAKLQQLGAILTRTKEELARYRVSNGKDPYEQIEEEELLRKKLDESEQDRSKLAENLSSLCTSILKVAGVVNPEPDASLLKALECLNQLQCRIPSLESEVEELKLKCKLLQEKARLSELRSDSSSLSSGAKDGSTSPGLSRSPSISSFR comes from the exons ATGGTGCGGGATCTCACCGCTCCCCGCCGAACTCCAGCGAGGGCCGCTTCCGCCTCGGAAGCCGGGAACGACGAGAACGCGTCGGGCGACGCCTCGGACGTGGCGGCCGTGGCCGCGGACCCCGGCGCGGCCTTCCGGCCCCCGCTGCTCGCCATCCAGCCGCCCGCGTCCGGCCTGAAGCGGAAGCCCGActcgccggcgccgacgccctCCAAGCTCCCGTTCCGGACCCCCGAGAAGGCCGCCGCGCGGAGCCGGTTCGGGTGGGTCCCGCCCCGCGGcgaggagccgccgccgcgggggggcgcgggggcgccCCCCTACACAGCGATGACCACACCCCGTGCGCATCGCGGCAAGGCGCCCGTGCCGGCGGCCTCGGAGGGTGGGTCCACGCAGAGCACGCCGACCAAGAGCGTGACAAAGCCGGCGTACAGCATTGGGATGAGCGGGTCGAGGCCGCCCATGAGCGGCGGCGGGCCCAGGGTGGCAGGGTTCGGGATGGGTTTCTCGACGTCAGGGAGGGGGGCGCCGCTTTCACTTGGGCCAGCGGCGGTGGTTAATTCCGCAGAGGTGCCTCATTTCGAGCTCCGGGAAGACCCCTCGTTCTGGATGGACAACAATGTGCAG GTTGTTATCCGTGTGCGCCCTCTAAATAATAATGAGAAGAACCTGCATAGCTACAATCGATGCTTGAAACAAGAAAGTGCCCAGAGCATCACATGGATTGGGCATCCTGAAACTCGTTTTACTTTTGACCATGTTGCTTGTGAAACAGTGGACCAG GAAGTACTCTTTCGAGTTGCTGGTTTACCAATGGTTGAGAACTGTATGGCTGGATACAACAGCTGTGTTTTTGCCTATGGACAG ACTGGAAGTGGAAAAACATATACAATGCTTGGCGAAATAAGTGATCTGGAAGTGAGGCCTAGTCCAGACCGAGGAATGACACCACGCATTTTTGAGTTCTTATTTGCTAGAATTAGAGCG GAAGAAGAGAGCAGGAGGGACGAGAAGCTCAAGTACAGTTGCAAGTGTTCTTTCCTGGAGATATATAATGAGCAAATTACAGATCTTCTAGATCCTTCTTCCTCTAATCTCCAA CTCCGAGAAGATATAAGGAAGGAAGTGTATGTTGAAAATTTGACTGAATTCGAAGTTGGCTGTGTCAGTGACATAATAAAACTGCTAATGCAG GGTTCTGCAAATAGGAAAGTGGCTGCTACAAATATGAATCGTGAGAGTAGCCGCTCCCACAGTGTTTTCACTTGTATCATTGAGAGTAGATGGGAGAAAGATTCGGCATCTAACTTACGGTTTGCAAGATTAAATCTTGTTGACCTTGCTGGATCTGAAAG GCAGAGGACATCTGGTGCAGAAGGTGAGCGGCTGAAGGAAGCTGCTAATATCAATAAATCATTATCAACACTTGG TCTTGTGATAATGAATTTAGTTGATCTTGCACACGGGAAACAAAGGCATGTTCCTTATAGGGACTCAAGATTGACATTTCTTCTCCAG GATTCACTTGGAGGAAACTCAAAAACTATGATAATTGCAAATGTCAGCCCTTCAGTATG TTCTGCTAACGAAACACTTAGTACCCTCAAGTTTGCTCAGCGTGCAAGGCTCATTCAGAATAAT GCGGTTGTGAATGAAGATGCTTCCGGAGATGTGCTAGCTTTGCAACATCAGATACGTCTCCTACAG GAAGAGCTTGCTGCCCTCAAGCGTCAACATGTCACCAGATCATTATCATTCACTGCTGATATTTTTGGAGGTGATGTTAATGATGGTAGTGTGTATGACAAGAATGATAATGATGCCAATAACAGCAGCTCTTTGAAAGATTTACAAAATCCAAATAAGCAG TTGAAATCACTGGAAGAAGCATTAGCAGGAGCATTACGGAGAGAATCAGCTGCAGAAAATACTATAAGGGAACTTGAACTTGAAATTGAGCAGTTGAATGAATTG GTTCGCCAGAGAGAGCATGATACACGGTCTGCTAAGATGATGCTTAAGTTTCGAGATGAGAAGATTCATAGGATGGATGCTCTTGTGAACAAAAAATTGCCAGCAGAATCATATCTCCTGGAAGAAAACAAAACCTTGTCACAAGAAATTGACCTTCTCAAGGAAAGACTAGATAAAAATCCCGAAGTAACTCGCTTTGCGCTAGAAAATATTCGTCTCTCAAGCCAATTGAAGAG GTCCCAAGAGTTCTTTGATGAAGGGGAGAGGGAGCTCTTATTGAATGAAATTGCTGAACTTCGAAATCAG GTTTCACAGATACTTGAAGCGAGGATAGAAACTGAGCAACAAAATATCTTTCCTGCCAAATCCAAG GACAGCCAGCAGCATTCCATTGGTCTTGAAAGCGATGCTGAAATTGTAAATATGCATATGGAG TTAAAAACGACCAGCCAAGAATTAGAAGCATGTAGAGGTGACCTGCAAGCTTGCTTAGAATCAAACAGAAAACTAACAAG GGAAATGGCTGATCTTGAGAAAGAATTAAATGCTCTAAAAATCTTAAAGGAGGAACAACCTAGAGTATTTGAG AATTCATCTCCTGTGCACCAATTTGATTCTGATACATCTGCAAAGATGGAAGACTATTTTGATGAGACTTTCAAGATGGAGGAGCTATTAAACCTGCAGCTGGAGTTGGATGTAATAAAAACAATTCTTGTAGAAGAGAGAACATCCCGTGCAGAAGTTGAGGAAAAATCAGCTTGTTTAGTTGATGAGCTGCAATCAGCAAATATACGTATCCTCCAAGCATGTAAGCGGTATGAGGCCTTGGAAAGTGAACTGAATGACTCAAGATCTGTTATTGAAGCTCTTGAATCACAGCAGATTATGTTGATAAATGAATTGGATGAGCTGAAGAATAATAATCAGCAAAGTATAGAGCTTTTGGAGAAGAGGGATATGGAGATCTCAAGGTTAAACAATGAGCATGACATCCTCCGTAGACAGGAATACCTGACCAAAGAGGAACCCAAAACACAACTTCTGAAGTGTTATGATAATGAAGATTCACCTTTGCAGACAAAGCTGAAAAGAATGCAAGCTTCACTAGAGAAGGTACGGAACTTAAATACAATGTACCAAAGGGATCAGGCATCTCACTGTTCCGCTGAGCAAGAAATGGATGAAGTCCGCAGACAGGTGGAGGTTGAAACAGCTGAGGTGATTGTGCGCTTACAGGAAGAGCTGATATCAGTCCAACAACAGCTAGATGCAAGCAACAAAAAAGATCTGTTAGCAAAACAAAGCATAGATGAACTTCAGCTAGAGATAATGCAGTTGAATGATAAGTTACTTGAGGTATTGAAAAATAATGAAAGCCTTTCTTCTGTGATTGAGGACAAAGAAAAGGAAATTGAACTGTTGACCAATGACTGGAACAGGTTAGTTGCTGACATTGGAATCTACCTTGTGGATGGAAATGCAGCTCTAAGCGAAGCTTCTGATCAGGTTGCCTCTATCTCCAAATCTTTTTCTCAAAGAAAATGGGTTGAGGAACAAGTCCAGAAGATGTGTCGTGGTATATCGGAAAGAGATGAGCTACTTGAAGAGCTTCAGAACAGATTGAAAGAGGCAGATAATATAAGATGTGATTTAGACTTGAAGTTAATGTCCTTAAGAGGAGCAATGCAGGCTATAAATGAAGTACATCAGCAGGAAAAATGTGATCAAGAAAAAGAAATGTATATTTTAAGATCACAGGTATCTGAACAAGGACATGTGAACAGTCAGCAACTAGAAAGAATTCACAGAATGGAGCTTTTATTGGATGAATCCATCGAAACATTTGTGCAGAAGGAGGTTTGTGAACAATACTATGTTTCTTTACATAGGGAGATGGAAGAAGAGATTCATCGGCTGGAGTCACAGCTAGACCAGTCAAAGAGCTATTTAGCTCATTTATTGAGTCAGACTCAGGACAAGGACCAGGCTATTGAGAAGCTGAAAAATGAAGAGTTCACTATTTTGTTAAGACTGATGTCAGAAATTGTGAAGGCAAATGGTATTATACGTGAGCTTGGAGTCGGACTCAATACATTGCAGTCAAGCATTTCTATCAGCCCAGAAGAGACCACTTGTCAAAATTCAGACTTGAAATTGGAGGATCGG GTTGACCTTAGGGAACCTGAAGTCTTCCAACCTGTGGAGCGGCAAAATGTTGAGGTTCTTTGCCAACTCAGTAAGGAAATGGAGTTTACAGTTCTAGGAATGAAGATGATGCAGTCTCAAATGACTAAATATCtgcaagaaaaagaaaatttgAAAGAGAGTCAAAGAACAATTAATGACCTAAGGAGTGAGGTCTTTAAATTGAATGCAGAGATAGTTGAAAAGGAAAGATATTATGAAGCTAGATTGAAAGAGCTGGAGGTAAAGATACAAGGAAATGATGCATCACTTATTTCATGGAATAAGGAAAAAGAG GCACTTGAGCATGAGGTTTCGGAGGCAAAACTTCTTATGGCCAAGAAATCTTTTGAGTCTGCTACACTTATTGCCAAGTTTGAAGAAGCGCAGGCAACTATAAGTGATGCAGATTCTACAGTGAAGGCGCTGGTTGAAGCGAATGAAAAGGCAAAACACCAAGCAGAAAGGTATCAGGAAAAGGAAGCTTTGTTTATTGCTGAaaaggatgtcatgctaagtgaAATTAGTAGTTTGAAGATGCTGCTGGATACGAAGGAACACAGTTACAAGCTTATGGAAAGGAAATTCCAATCAGGCCTGCTTGAAGCAAATGAGGTAGCTCTTGAGCTGGAAGATGGCATTAGACTTTTACAGAATTTATTAATAGAGAAGCTTGAGTTTGTTTCTTCTGATGTCGAATGGATGAAGGAAAAGCTTCAGCAATTTGCAGAGTTGGCCAGAACATGGTTGGAGGAGAATTGGTTGGAGATAATTGGAAAAGATTGTGCTATTTCCGTGTTGCATCTCTGTCACATGGGGATTCTTTTGGAGAGAATCACTGGGCTGAATGCAGAAAATGGTTTCCTTCAACGTGGGCTCTGTGAATCTAATTCTTTGATATCTAAATTGCGAGAGCATAATGACAAAGCCAAGAATGAACTGGAAATGTGTAGTGTTCTCAAAGGAAAGTTATTACTTGATATCAACAACAGTTTCAGTCGTATTGCAAAAAAGGAACAAGAAGCAACCAAATTGAACACAAGGTTAGATTCATTTGAGAAGAAGATTCTGCATTTGCAAGCACAAGAAGAAGCAATGGTAGCACGGTCAAATTCCATGTATAATGAGCTCTCCAATTTGATTGAAGAGATTGATGCTACAAACAGGAGTGCCTTGGCAGCTGAAtcgaaagaaaaggaagaactGCGCCACCAACTGGATGAAGCTTTGCTTCTCAATGGAATGCTGAAGGACAAAATGCTTATAGAATTGAATCTGATTCAAATTAATAGTTCCATACCTTTTGTTGACATTAAAGGTTGCAGTGAATTTGAGTTGTGCTATTGGCTTGCAGATTATCGAAGTGATTTGGTGATGACAAATATGATCGCAAAAGACATCGAGTCTACTGTTTTGGCTTCGGAACTGAAGCAACACAAACTACATCTGCAAGAGCAAAGAGTTATGTTTACAAACGTCCTTGAAGGACTGATGGAAGAATCAACTTTGTGGAAAGTGGACCAGGATTTGGAGAATGTTGCAATATGCATTTTACATGAGGAGAACAATGCCATTGGGGCTGATTTGGAGAAACTGAAGCAAATTAGTGAAGAAGCTATGGAAAATCTGCACGCCATGAATGAGGAAAACATACAACTTAATTATTTAATTCCCTCTTTGGAATCTAGCATCATATCCTTTCAAACAAATTTAGATACAAAAAACAAAGCTTTGGAGGAGTTGGAACGCTCCCATGCAACCATATGTAGAGAGCTGGAACAGAAAACGGAAGCCATTAATCTGAGCACTACAAGAGAAAATTGTTTCAGTTCTGAGAATGAAATGTTGAAGCAGGAAATTTCGAATATTTTGTGCAAGGAACAGTGCATATCCGAGTTGATGGCTAGCATTGAGGCTGATAAGTCATTTGTCACCATTGAAAGCCGCTTGCAACTGATTACTGATCACATATACAATTACATTAATGAGCAAATAAACATGGTGAGCAAGTTATCCAATGAATTAGACATCATTCAAGTATCAGCTGAGGAGTTAAGTACCCAGAACTCTCTTCTCCAGTCTGAATTAATAAGGAAAGATGAATTAACAAAGGGTTTATCATTTGATCTTAGCCTATTACAAGAGTCTGCATCTGTAGCAAAAGATCAAGCTGCTGAGCTTATGGAGTTGAGAAAAGCAATAGAATCTTTGGAGCAAGATCTTGCATCTAAATCGCTTGAACTTGATGATGTAATCTCTGATAGGCAACAATTAGAAGCTAGAATCTTGATGAGTAATAACAAGGTTGCTACCCTAGAGGAGGAACTGGCAAAAAAGCTTGATGAGCTAAACGTTGTTTCTATGGAGAACGCTGAACTGAAATCACAGCTCCAGCATATTGAAGAGATTAGTTATGCTATGGAGGAGTTAACTGATAAAAGAGAAGCCATTGGAAGACTTGAAGAAGATTTAGTTGAGTTGAGAAGGTTCATTGATGAGAGGAATATCTGTCTTCAGAGTTTGCAAAATGACTTCTCCAAACTCTCAGATGAAAAGCAATGCTGTGACACTCAGTTGCTTATCTTGAAAGAGAAGCTGGAGATGGCTCAGGCACTTGCTGAAGAAAGTGAAGCAATTGCTACAGAATCTCGGCAG atagcagaggagcagaaggcATATGCTGAAGGGAAGGATGAAGAAGTCAAGCTCTTGGAGAGGTCGATTGAAGAACTTGAGAATACTGTATGTGCTTTGGAAAGCAAA GTTGACATAGTcaaggaagaagcagagaggcAAAGAATGCAGCGAGAAGAACTAGAAGTGGAGCTGCAGAAAGTTAGGCAACAAATGCTTACTGTGCCACCTTCTGGAAAATCTAAGAGCTATATGGAAGATGGAATGGTTGATTTAGCTGACTTGCCCAG ACACCCAACAGATATTCATAATGATCTCCTCTGTGCTCAGgagagtattagaatacttgaGAAAGAGGTTTCTGAAAAGGAGTCAGAG ATTGCTCAGTGCAAGGCACATATCTCAGAGTTAAACATTCATGCTGAGGCAGCAGCACGAGAATACAAGCAGAAG TTGATGGAGCTGGAGGCCATGGCACAACAGGTTAAGACCGACAATTCCTCAGCACATGCCTGCTCCACAAGACAAGAGAAGATTAGCTCAAAACCTCGGGGTTCAGGTTCTCCATTTAAATGTATCGGAATTGGCTTTGTACAGCAAATGAATTCTGAGAAAGATGAAGAGCTAAGTGCTGCAAAGAAACGCATTGTGGAACTTGAGGGTATAGCAGCTAGCCGACAAAGGGAG ATATTCATGCTGAACGCGAGATTAGCTACAACCGAGAGCATGACACACGATGTGATTCGTGACATGCTTGGGGTTAAAATGAACATGACAACTTGGGTG GCTCTAGCTGACAACCAGAAAAGGATGGAGCCAATTGAGTCGGTCATTCCTCAAGCACAGGAAATTAAAGAG TCCAATGAGCTGATGAAGTTGAAGAAGCAGCTTGATGAATTCATTGAAGAGAGACAGAG TTGTCTTGAAGAAATAAATCAGAAACAATCAGAACTTGGAGCTGCCCGCATTAATATAGAGAAATTACGACAACGAGAACACTTTATGGTCGCAGAAATAGAGTTGCTGAAG GCTGAGAATACAAACTACAAAACCATCATTCTCAATCTTGAAGATGAAGTGAAGAAGCTTACCAGACAACAGAATCTTCAGCTTCGGATCAATCATCATGTCAAAACAAAG GAAGAGAATATCCTGCTCAAAAGGCAGAATGCAGAGCTAAGTGCAAAGCTGCAACAGCTAGGTGCCATCCTTACCCGTACAAAGGAAGAGCTTGCACGCTACAGGGTTTCAAACGGGAAAGATCCGTATGAGCAGATCGAGGAGGAAGAGCTCTTGAGGAAGAAATTAGAT GAAAGCGAACAAGATAGAAGCAAATTGGCAGAAAATCTGTCAAGTTTATGCACTAGCATTCTAAAG GTAGCTGGTGTTGTAAACCCTGAACCTGATGCGAGTCTTCTGAAAGCTTTGGAATGCTTAAATCAACTCCAGTGCCGTATTCCATCTTTGGAAAGTGAAGTTGAGGAACTAAAGCTGAAG TGCAAACTGTTGCAAGAAAAAGCCAGGCTGTCTGAGCTCCGGAGCGACTCATCGTCTTTGAGCTCCGGGGCAAAGGACGGCTCGACATCACCGGGCCTGAGCAGATCTCCAAGCATTTCGTCCTTCCGGTGA